One window of Medicago truncatula cultivar Jemalong A17 chromosome 2, MtrunA17r5.0-ANR, whole genome shotgun sequence genomic DNA carries:
- the LOC11436362 gene encoding D-glycerate 3-kinase, chloroplastic, with amino-acid sequence MATLNVFSQPLHPTTISSSLCSSSSSNSTFSCHFSLLSSHSSPTLSKLSNHVHTHFSKSGNGSSWLQSSSTADSIAHKKGPVYSVFPSSPAQVSSVQDLYEFICSGPLLYKIGLTPEKVAESIDKWLSYGRQLCRLFQLNELFLTEPQKVRLYHYYIPVFLWCESEIAQHQAKFKDKEDIPPLVIGFSAPQGCGKTTLVFALDYLFQMIGRKSATISIDDFYLTAEGQNKLREANPGNALLEYRGNAGSHDLPFSVETLTALTKMSREGTKMKLPRYDKSAFGGRGDRADPSTWPEIEGPLTVVLFEGWMLGFKPLPVEAVKAVDPQLEIVNKNLKAYYDAWDKYIQSWIVIKIKDPSCVYQWRLQAEIAMREAGNPGMSDDEVRDFVSRYLPAYNAYLPTLYSEGPSGSDPQHLLNIEIDEKRNPILGV; translated from the exons ATGGCTACTTTGAATGTTTTCTCTCAACCATTGCACCCTACAACTATTTCATCttctttatgttcttcttcttcttctaattctACTTTTTCATGTcacttttctcttctttcttctcacTCATCCCCCACACTGTCTAAGCTCTCTAATCATGTTCACACCCACTTCTCTAAGTCAG GCAATGGAAGTTCATGGCTGCAAAGTAGTTCCACCGCTGACAGCATTGCGCACAAGAAGGGTCCTGTATATTCAGTATTTCCTTCATCACCTGCCCAAGTTTCATCTGTCCAAGATCTGTATGAATTTATTTGCTCAGGACCTTTGCTTTACAAAATTGGTTTGACGCCAGAGAAGGTGGCCGAGTCTATAGATAAGTGGTTGTCTTATGGGCGGCAACTATGTCGACTGTTTCAGCTTaatgaattgttcttgacagAGCCTCAAAAAGTTAGGCTTTATCATTACTATATACCAGTCTTCCTCTGGTGTGAAAGTGAGATTGCTCAGCATCAGGCCAAATTCAAAGATAAAGAAGATATTCCTCCTTTAGTG ATTGGATTTAGTGCCCCTCAAGGCTGTGGAAAGACGACCCTCGTCTTTGCTCTTGATTACCTTTTCCAAATGATTGGCAG GAAGTCTGCAACAATATCTATAGATGATTTTTATTTGACAGCTGAAGGCCAG AATAAACTAAGAGAGGCTAATCCAGGAAATGCACTTCTTGAG TATCGTGGAAATGCTGGAAGCCATGATCTTCCTTTTTCTGTTGAAACTTTGACAGCTTTAACCAAAATGTCTAGAGAAG GTACCAAGATGAAGTTACCAAGATATGATAAA TCTGCTTTTGGTGGAAGAGGTGATCGTGCTGATCCTTCGACATGGCCTGAAATTGAAGGCCCCCTTACT GTTGTGTTGTTTGAAGGCTGGATGCTTGGTTTCAAGCCCCTTCCAGTTGAAGCTGTAAAAGCTGTTGATCCGCAG CTagaaattgtaaataaaaaccTCAAAGCGTATTATGATGCGTGGGACAAATATATACAGTCATGGATAGTCATTAAGATTAAGGACCCAAGCTGTGTCTATCAGTGGCGCTTGCAG GCTGAAATTGCTATGAGGGAGGCAGGCAATCCTGGAATGTCCGATGATGAG GTGAGAGATTTTGTTTCTCGCTACCTGCCAGCATACAATGCATACCTTCCTACTCTTTACTCGGAGGGTCCGAGTGGATCAGACCCTCAACATCTACTAAACATCGAAATAGATGAAAAGAGGAACCCTATCCTAGGTGTCTAG